From Salvelinus fontinalis isolate EN_2023a chromosome 37, ASM2944872v1, whole genome shotgun sequence, the proteins below share one genomic window:
- the LOC129836194 gene encoding low choriolytic enzyme-like, giving the protein MVWFLILIWVVQVGSVPITNFTNATTSNATIPATVDNSKNPINNSTNVTFSATGSTASMGTRHRQNDWVKTPETREEDLQFDLAVTEGDILVSEDRLAVKSLWPENEGVTSIPYKINDYLVDRKETILAAFKMISDRTCILFHEYTNEMNYIEFISGTGCASYVGFQGGAQSLYFGRVCSVGNLCHELMHALGLHHEHTRPDRDQYVTIQWDNVVPGKEGNFKVKKGDTQDLPYDYDSIMHYGTSVTFLSSLFPLKS; this is encoded by the exons ATGGTTTGGTTTCTGATTCTCATCTGGGTTGTCCAAG TGGGCAGTGTTCCGATCACCAATTTCACAAATGCTACTACTTCAAATGCTACTATCCCTGCCACAG tgGACAATTCTAAAAACCCCATCAACAATTCTACAAATGTGACTTTCTCTGCCACAG GTTCTACTGCCTCAATGGGGACACGCCACAGACAAAATGATTGGGTTAAAACGCCTGAAACTAGAGAAG AGGACTTACAGTTTGACCTTGCCGTCACGGAGGGAGACATTCTGGTTTCG GAAGACCGCTTAGCTGTGAAGTCACTTTGGCCTGAGAATGAAGGCGTCACTTCTATCCCCTACAAGATCAACGATTATCTGG TGGACAGAAAGGAAACTATACTAGCAGCGTTCAAGATGATTTCAGACCGAACGTGTATCCTCTTCCACGAATACACCAATGAGATGAACTACATCGAGTTCATCTCTGGGACAGG CTGTGCGTCGTATGTAGGTTTTCAGGGCGGGGCCCAGTCTCTGTACTTCGGTAGAGTCTGTAGCGTGGGGAACCTGTGTCATGAGCTGATGCATGCACTGGGCCTGCACCACGAGCACACACGGCCAGACCGTGACCAATACGTCACCATACAGTGGGACAATGTGGTCCCAG GAAAAGAAGGTAACTTTAAGGTGAAGAAAGGAGACACTCAGGACCTGCCCTATGACTACGACTCCATAATGCACTACGGAACGTCAGTCACATTCCTCTCCTCCTTATTCCCACTAAAGTCCTAA